DNA from Branchiostoma lanceolatum isolate klBraLanc5 chromosome 6, klBraLanc5.hap2, whole genome shotgun sequence:
ATATAATATCACACATTTTGGGGCATTTTGCTTCAATTAAAAATGCATCAAGGTACAGGgatcgaaatactgggtgcatgtgcacctgtgtgcacccaaaatttatgcaaattctaCCAAAGTATATGTTGATACTGGATCGTCAACAATGCAAAAAGAATTCCTACCATGATAAGCTTCAAGGCCTGAAGGTAAATTGTTAGCACGTAACATCACTCTAGGCAGCTCCCTAGTGCATGTATGATGTAGCAGTAGAAGCTGAATCTCAGTTTCCAGGTATCCAGGTACCTATCACCTGATCAATTTTATACCTTGATACCTACTTATCCCGTAAATATAAATAGAGATAGTTCCTGTGACAACAAAAGTTAGATATGATAGATAATTTGTCATGACAAGCATCTAGCTATCCAAGCCAGGTTTTCTCGAGAGGgcaaacaaacaataagaaaCTAGGTCAACTTTGCCCAGGTACCAGGTacgtgtaatctccaagcagatattttaGTGGGAGGTGTCTGACTATTCTGACAGTCCCTCACCCCAAAACTGGATAGGTAGATTGACCCCACAACACTACTTTACTGCTGATAAACAATATCCTTTGTGATTTTGGACCATCGGATTCATAATTCATTATTCTCCCTTGGCTAGCCTTTGGTCACTCTAATTTAGCCTAAGGTGACATACGTAACTTCAAATAGGAGATTACGTCATCTTTTTGtgttgtcagttgtcactaATTAGTAAAGCTCTGATAGGTGAAGATTTCAGACTTACCAACCAGTTTTAGTCTATTCAAAATTGTTTCTTATTCTTTAGTTTTAGTCTTGCACCAATCTATAATAATTGATATGCACCAGAGCATGTAGGTTAGGAGTCCAGATGGTAATCTACTGGTCATTGACCTTTGCTTCCCTTATGTAAAGCTTGAGGCAACTTGTCAGAGCCCTATTGGATGTTGAAAATCAGCAGACCAACTTGAAGGGGTGTGTTAATATGTATGAAAACATGTGCTGTGgacattttgatttgatatcTTTAATTGTTTGTGAATATTTTGCAAGATTTGAATCGTGAAATGACTTTGCTGTTAATTTTTTAACAGTATGAAAGAAAATTTGCAACCTTTAACCTTCGTGTAATTATAATTGGGAACATCCTAAAACCAACAAACATGTGTTAACTTGCttgtaaacataaacataatattGCCTATGGCCAACAGTAGACACAAACACATTGTAGCTTAGGTGACACAATTGGGCCAAGGTCACCATAAATGGTCTGTCAGACCTTATTTCTTATTCTCTGCCAAAAAAGTATGTTCCCTTTCCTTATAGTTGTTTACAGATTGGTCTGAGACTGGGTTTTTTTAGTCATTCGACTCATTGCCATGAAATTTGAGAACTGTCCCAGAAACCAGACAATGACCCTTAACCATTGTTGAAGGACACTCTGATGATGAAAATCCAGACTGCTGCAAGTTGCAGTGCCAGCTGGAAACCTCTTCAGTCTTATAAGCTGATGTGCTGTGACCAGTTTGGCCTAACCTACATTGAATTTGAATTCTCTGAATGTCTGCAAACATACATGCATAGGTAGAAATTAAAAGAGAGTTCTGTATGGAAATTCTAAGAGCATTATATGGAAGATTCAAAATGTGTGGCAATTGAAATGATTTACAAAGTTGTAACAATCAGGCCAGAAAGCTTTAGTACTCAAAAAATAGCTAAATAGGTGAGAAAATAATATGAGCCCTGGACCCATGTGTTTATCTGACCCATATCTGTCAAGCTGCCTGTAGCTTGTGTTCAGTTTCAgacccatacatgtatgtttatttatAAACTTGGCTTAGCCTTATGCATTCATCATCTACTAGTGCACTGTActaaaacatacacatatatatatattgatgacCTGAGGCTGATGTCCATAAGCTGATAGGTCAGATATATAGAGTTCTAACTTCTAAGGAAATTTAGTCTAATGTTGATACATGATAACATGTAGATAAGAATTGTAAGCATTTATtttggtgtgtacatgtattgtgtaacATTTTAAAGCTTGAGCAGTGGTCTGTCAGGAAACTTGTTGTACTCGCTTGCGTCAAACCGTCCATCCCTTCACAGTCCatgcacacacaacacacacacttattCACACATCTTTGGTTTTAGAATTGATTTCCATGTTGTCTACACCTTGACCAGTTATGTGGAATAACTCTTTTCCTAACACAATTCCAGAGGGTCCGTACGGAATCTTTGCTGGGCGGGATGCGTCACGTGGGCTGGGGACGTTCTCCGTGGACAAGGAAGCTATTCGTGACGAGTACGACGACCTGTCCGACCTGAACGCCATGCAGTGGGAGAGCATCCGTGAGTGGGAGCAACAGTTCCAGGGTGAGACATGTTTTATCTCCTACAAGTACAGCCAATTTTCATGATGGCTGATATCATGAGGAAGAGAGCTCATCCACATGTCTCATCTAGATACAAGGGTTTAATGCTTTCTGGTAATACACAGTCATGGATGAACATATGAGTTTATGATGTATTCTCTGTATCAATTGTTGTACTTAccggtacatgtataatatgtatATGAAGTTTGAATTTAGAACAAACTATGTGAGTAGGGTGTGCACCTTTGTGTACTGGCCAAAACAAACATTCACACTTGGTGgagtcaaggaggtttaatatagataaaacctccttggttgagtGAAAGGCTAGCAACTCCTATGAAAAATCTTGCAACAAAAACTGCAGTTAAATTTTCTGCCCTGTGTATCGCTCGGTTCTAAAGGGGACCTATGTCTTACTTAACTCTTACAATGTTATTCTAACAATTTCTTTGTACAGAGAAGTATGACTACGTGGGCAGGCTGCTGAAGCCAGGTGAGGAGCCACACGACTACACAGACGAGGAAGACGTCAAGGAGGCAGAGCAGAGCAAAGAGAGAACAAAGGACGACTAGTTCAGCTCACCTGTAACAACCAGCCGTGGGAAAATCCAGACAGTTTCCCAGTCTACCCCCTCTATCAGTTGTTGCACTTTTACAACAATGAAGATCTTAGTTTGAAAAGAaaggatcccccccccccccaaataaaatcTGGAATGGTAACTTTAAACACCCCATTGGTGTGTTAATGTACCAAATTGATTCTGGTGTGCTCACTGGTAAATAAGATAGCCCGGAATGAAAGGCTCTAATACATAATTTTCCCATTGCGATAGTAAGAGTGCATGTTAATGCAAGTGTATGAAATAAAATGATAGACAAGATTTTGAAATTGTGAATGTTCTGTTTCTTAAAAAATgtagaatttgcattgttttagaCCAGATGTCACCTGATGCAAAGcaattacaaaattaatgttttgatCATCTTGCACGGGGTGGGCAGGTTTTTGGAGTATAAAGAAATAGCTgaatataagtacatgtaatatatattcAGCACTAGATTAGTGGAAATGAGCAACATGCTTTGTAATTGTATCATTCCTCAATGAAGTATTCACAATAGCAGTAATGTGTATgtgtttcaaattacatgttaAATTGTATTTAGACAGAATAGTCTGATTTTTCCCATAGCTAGCTGTTTGTTGGTGCAGTTGAAAGCTGGTCAGTGGTGCTGTATATAGTGTACTAATTAAATCTCGAATGGGCAGAAGTGGAGGAGTATTGCAATGCACACCTGGCTTattttgacatgtacatgtacagtatgcgAGGGAAATGTAAATTAGATTTCCTACATAGGTTTGAAGGTTAAAGAATccttttgaaatatgtacaagaatAAGATTTGAAGGTTTGTCATttcacaatacaaacaaagcTTTGAGTAAGTAGGATGTGCCACTAGTACCTGATGTTATTGGAGTAGCATTATGTGATGGGCAAAGTATTAAAGAGCCAGCTGTGTACTGTGTTCCATATACTTCCCGTTTTTGTGGAAGAGTTTGGCAACCACTTGTCTTTTTTGCCCCAACCAGATTCTCTGTGAAGAGAAGACTTGGGCATTGTCCACATCCCTTGAGCAGGACAGATTCACACATGTGCTGTGTATATTTGACATTGGTAATTATAACCACCAGAAAGAAGTTCTGATCTAATTTGTTACAAGAGCAGCATAAAGTCCCCAACTGTTATGAAATTCTCAAAGTTTAAGACTGTCATGTTTGATCTCAAAACATTCAAGGTCTTGGATTCTTTTCGCTGCAAGGTCTTCTTGCATGCCTTGATTCATTTGTAGACACCAACATGTGACCTTTTGCTCGAAATCACTCCTTGAAGATGGTGATGATTTTACATCCTTCATGACCTTTGTTGACTTTATTATGGCATAATTGATAAGAGGTGATCCATTCTGATCGAATCTGTCTGTAGACTTTAGCTGTCATAAAAATATATTCTTACAACTCCTCACTATGATAGTTATATCCAATGTACTTGGTATTTTCCTGTGTAATAACTAAGTAATGTAAACATTTTGGAAATAATCACTTTCATGTACACGGACTATTTGGGCTGACTTGGTGCACTTTAGGTACAAAGTTATAGAGGGCGCTGTTGAATGACATGAAGAATATTGTTGTCAATCACCATACCTTTCCACAGTAGAAAAATCTCATTCCTAAAAGTTGTGACTGAAGTATCTGTACAGAAAGTTTGACAAGTGTTTCAAGTATCCAATGGTTGTCCATAAAATGTTACAATGATGAATGAATATCAAGTTTTAGAAGTTATCACAGTAGGAATTTCTGATGTTTTGAGGCACACCATTATGTAGTCTTCTCATGGAAATCACAAGAAGGAATTGTGACATTTTACTATATGATTATTATCCAATTATTACCgaatataatacaatatatCCCTGaccatttacagtaaatgtttCCATGATGGGTTAGTCCATGGGTTGTACACATGTAATTGAATTGAATGTATTTCTGTAAGAATAAATTGTTTTGCTTGGTAAACATTCAGTCTTCTTGTGGTCTCATGTCTAAAGAAATGTATTTGAATCAAGCTAGACAAAAGCATAGACTCACAAAtgcaaaaacatgtacaagattTATTGAGTGgaaagttttgttgtcttttctatcACATGATCGTGAATAatattagcctggagtccagccttgttagctttggcctgCTCCCAACCTGGCTAGTGACATTGGGaacgggccaaagctaacaaggctgggcTCCAGGCTAGCATAATGTCTTCATGGTTGAACAACATATTTGTTAGAAGTGGCAATAAACAAAGAAAGCTAACGCAAACTAACTTCTTAAACTATAACATTTTAGCAATATTTCAGCTGCCAAACAAATCTTTGTGGTTAACAAGCTTCATACGGACAATTCTCCTTTGAACCTTAAGTACCTTCACTAACAACCTAACATTACACAAATCGTAGACTTCTATAATGCAACAAaatttttacaaaaaatggtactTGTTCTATAGCCTTTTGCTTTTCACTGCAACAAAAAATAAGCCCACAAAGGTACCAGAATAAAATGAATTTTCTTTCCAAGCAGTTTTGTTTGTtggaaaataaaattaaaaagagATTGGCTTTACTCGTGTTAAGTACAATAGTCACAGTTTTGTCTAAATGGTGTTTCAGGCAGATTACGACCCACATAGACAAAGTGCCCAGGATCCTAAGAGGTAAGATGTGCCAGGTTAAGTGTGAGGCATAACAACTGCTGACTTCAGTTTTTGTCCAGATATCTTCTGTCTCAGTTCTTCTCTGTGCTGCTCTTCCTCTTTGTATTTCCTCTTCTTCAGCCCTCGTACCAGTTTTTCTCTCAACTGTTCCTCTTTCTTTTGTAGTTCTTTCTGCTTTCGTTCCtcctctttcttctttttcagttcTTCCTCTTCCTTTTTTCTCCTCTCGATGGCGAGCTGCCGTAGACGTTCCTGCTCCAGCTCCTGTTCTAGTCTCTGAACTTCCTGCTGCTGTTTTACCACCTGTGGAAGAAACACGCTTGATATAGGAAACCACCTGTTCAACttgattttctttgttgttgtccttttgcAAAATGCACAGTAGGATATACTACCAACATATTTTAACTGTGCTACCATTGTACAGCAGCTGCAAATTCTCAACCAGTTCATGTTGTAATCAACAGACAATTGTCAATGCATGTCCTCATTCAAACATGAAAGTTTACAGCAAATAGTATAAGTTGAGGCAAAATAGCTTCCTGCACAGACCTTCTGGGTGGCTAAACCATGTTGAACATTTCaaaccagcacacacacataccccaacacaaacaaatgctGGCTGCACCTAAAAGGTCTCATAGGAGGCTTGAAGTAaattccccccccccacacacacacaccattttGGGTTAACACTGACAGTACCTTTGCTCTCTTGAAGAGTTCTGTCAGTAGTCTGATGGACTCCAGTTTCCTCTGTGCAATGAGGATCCTCCTCTCCTCCTGGGCTATCTTCTCCTGTAGCTGCCGCTGCTCCTCCTCACGTTTCTTCTCCAGTTTCTTCTCCCGGCGTTTCTCCTCTCTGTACTTCATGCGCTCCTCACGCCTTCTGAGCTTCTCTTCCCGTTTCCTTTCTCTTTCCTTCTCCTcgtcttcttttttcttcctaCATTGGATAGATAAAAATGACCCACAAGACATAAATGAAAACTTAATGTGACTCATAGTAGTCATACACTAAGCGACTCACTCAGTTTTAGATCAATTCTTGTATCTACATTAAGTCAAGTTTAGCTCTGTACAACACGAAAGGTTTCATTCATTGATGTTTTTATAATCTAAGTCCTATGTGTCAGTTGTAATTTtccatgtttgtgttttgtaagatattgtacaatgtacgCGATTCAGCTACGTTGTACGTGTTAATAAAgctttcattcatccatccattcattcactcacttgtACTCAAAGCTTTTCGAATTCTAAGCCTTGTAATTTGTAGTTCTTGAGAAATGAcacttcacaacaacaacaaaattgacaGCTTATATTTTAATTACCTTTCCTCCTCCTTCTTGCGCTCCTCTTCCTCCCTCTCCTTCCGTTTCTCCTCCTCCCGCTGGTGTTCTAGCTCCTGGAGTTTCGCCCGCTCCAGCCGGCGCTTTCGGAGGGCCTTGTCACTCAGGTGACCACTTTTGTCGAAATCCACCTGCAGAGAAAAGTATGTGTGTTAACGTAAATGTCTTAAAGTTCGTGGGGAtctgattttgtggtagaaagaaaatggagtgtttgtggtggttttaagttcgggtTAAAACAATAGGGTAGGTGGGATGAAGACAGAACAAGTAGTTTaagggtggttttaagttagcagTAAAGAGGTCATCGCAAAAACCATGCACATTTAAGTTCAAGTTTATTAACCACTGCAAAACTTTTAACATAGTAGTCAGAGGGAGTTTGGAGAGGTCACAGGACAAAAAAGTTGATATTTCTTTCATCTATGTGACATGTCACCTACCTTGATGTTAGATGTAGCAGCCTTGCCATCATCACCCTTGTACATGAGTTTCATTCCCTTCAGGTGCTCCATACAGTTCACAAAGCCGATGTACTCCTTAAACTGTATATATGCCTCAAATGTCAAACTAGTTCCTAATGAGGAGAATGAAGAAAAGGTGTTGAAGTTTCCCGTCCTGTTCTCCTGCCTGTACGGGTCCAACATTGGAATGTCCACGCGACGGACTTCCCCAAATGTTGCGAAAACTTTCTTGAGGACGTGCTCGCTGGCTTTGTCGCTGTCTTTAGATGCAGTAAACCACTTGCACGGGAGACCTTCGAAGTGGACGGTGTCCGGCCTCTCTCCCGCGACGGTCTCGTTCATGAACTTGGCGTCCCTGAAGTGCGAGTCCCACTCGTGGCGTGTGGGGAAGACCACCTTGGCCTCAGCTGCCCGTACCTTCAGCATCTCAGAAAAACCACTTAGCTTGATGGTCTTACCGTCCAACCTGGCCACCATGGTCTTCAGGAGGGACTTGGCCTCAGCTTCTCCTTCAAACCTGGGGAAAAGCACAGCGTTGTCACACAAATTGGTTTAATTGTAGGTGTTGGTTGGAGagctgggtgggtgggtgtgatGTTGTAATATCTTTTGTTCTCTTCTATCTAATTGCATTTCGTGGTGAATTTACACcagaaaaatgatgaaaacaatATCTACTTTTGTTCTTTAAATGATCTTTTAACCTTACCTGATGAACTCCAGTGTGCTCTTGACCACCTTGAGCAGCGAGAAGGTGTCAGGTTTGACCATGGCCTTGATGCGTTCCATCACCTCCCAGTTTGAGATGGACTTGCCGGGGGTTTTGAGCTGGGGCAGCGACACGCTCACATTCAGGCGTGCAATGGGCTTCAGCCACAGGCCCTGCTGGGGGTACAACTCTACGGCCTCCGTGGTGTCCAGACACGGCGTGGAGGCAGCCATGTTGCCGGGATGTCGAGCTGTAGACAACATACACAGCAATATAACAGTCATGAGTTATTCTATTGTTGTTATAAATGGTGAACGACTAGGAAGGTGGAAGATTTACCATATTGATTATTACATATTCATTACATTCACATTCATATCCTGAATGGTGGTCAGAACATTATCATTGCTACATCAAATGAGGTTCTTCATATGACTATGCATGAAGAGAAGAAAAAGGAACATAACATTATCTAGAGAATTTTGTCAAAGTTTGTTATTATGCTCTCAGGGAAATCACACAATTAGTATGATTGCAATCTACATAATGcattcattttttattcatatcAAATCCAAACTGCAAATATTCCCTTTTCAGTCTTTGTCGTGAAATCAACATTGTGATTGTTATTTCACCAACCTTCTGTggcaaaaaaaatatatgttgTGAGGCCTTGATTTCCTATCTGGCTGAAGCAACTCTAGATCTACTCTGCAGCTCTGCTCTTTTTAGAATTTCTGCTGAGGTTTTCATTCTCTGCATTATGATAGTATTTCTATCGTATCCTCACCTTTGTCAGTGGCCTAAATAGCGTGGACGGTAAATCTGTACTAACTGTAACGTTTCCCGATGGCCATCTCTGCAGGAATCGAGGAGAATTCTACATAAACTCAGTCAGAAATGTGTTCTGATCTTCCCCATTGAAGAGttggcagccatgttggtaAATACCTGATCTTGAACCCATGGCAGCGTGCCACAGCACTCTGGGTACGAGACGCGGTCAAAGGTTAGCTCCAGCAAAATGGCGGACACAGACGGGAAAATCGCCGAGTTCACGGcaaaagttgaaaaacaggtggGTTATCGTTGACGTATGCCACTGTAGCTTGCTGAAAATGTAGATGACATTCGCAGGTGTGCAAGGAACTGTTAAAGTCCAAGTTTCGCAATGAAATGCTGTTGCAGAAGGCTCTAGAATAgtcggaggggaggggggcaaatgcCAGAGTATGTTGCAACACGTGTAAGGTTTTTGAAATACTTCAAGGTAAGTATTATATCACAGCTGCAGCGACCCTTTCAAGTTTTCTCTTCGTAATTTGTCGTAACGGTATTTGAATTTCCATAATTCTAAGGACAAAGTTTCGTTATAGTACCAAGTTGAGTCTTGTATGTGACTTCTTTGATAATTTtattactttatttatttatttatttatttctgttttctttatccagggtggacgcactcagtgctaaccgcactgcttttcaggcgtgccctgtacaaaataacataaacagactagataacataacaaggaaataacatagaataatgaacagaaagtaaccaaaaaaagataatatatacataaccgaGCGTCGAATCCAAATCATAATCCTTAAATCATAGTCGATATGGCAGGCCgggtctggaggtcagaggtcagcagtacTGTCTTACTTGTATTTTAAAAGTTTGGCCCGACGTAGCCGCTCTTACTGTGGCCGGCAACTCGTTCCAGGCAAATGCACCCCTGAACGCATATTTTCTCCTACCAGATTCTAGGCTGACTTTCGGGAGTTGCaaagataagtttgaattatgTCTTGTTGCATAAGTGTGAGATGTTCTGACAAATATCTGTAGGTATTCTGGCACTTGTTGGTGAATAGATTTAAAAACAGTTTGCAGGAGGTGCATTTGCCGGCGAGATGCGAGGGAACTCCAACCTAAAACAGACAACTGTACATTATCCACATGTGCTGTACGTGACAGACCGAGGACAAGACGTGCCGCTCGGTTTTGAAGTTTCTGGACATTGTCAGAGAGAGTTTTCCCACAGTTGGCCCAAACAGTATCACAATATTCAATCTTTGGAAGAATCATACAATTGAATAGCATACACAGTGACTTAGGAGGTAAAATGGAAGCTAAACGGCGTATCACTCCTAGCCTAGATGACACCGCATTACACAGTTTGTTGTTGCACACTTAATTACACACTTAATTGCCTTGAAATGCTGAATGCCACTTATAAAGCTGCATGCTCAGACATTGCATTACTTTACTAAGCATGTCTTTCAAGTGTAGTTTTAACAAGAAAGTATACAAAGAAAAACTCTAATCACTTCAAATGTTtcattcaaacaacaacaatgtttagGAGGCAGAAGTCGCTGCCCTGAAGAATCAGCTGGCACAGATTAGGAGGGACCAGGAGAACAATGCCCAGCTGGAGAAATTGTACACCGAGAACGCTAAACTCAAGTATCAGGCCAACCAGCTGAAAAGAGTAAGTTTAAGTCATCATTTTATAAAGTCTAACCAAAATGATATGTTGTATCTATTCAAAAGTCTTCTTCAGAATTTCTGAAGAAGACTTTTGAATAGAATACTCAAACCAGTCATGGATTGTTGTGTCTCTGTCGTCTTACTCCTGACGCCCATTCGACATAACTATACACAGTAAATGTATCTATTTATGGACTGGTATACTAAAAGTTATTGTAATTATGAATCagcatgtttgtgtatgtaagtGCTTTTCTGCTTACCAAATGGTATCTCTTGTTTGGCAGGGCCAAGTACATTCATGCTGGTATTTACTATCAACCAAAACAAGTGGCAAACAAACACAATTAAGGGACATATATAACTGTTAATTAGGTTTCCAGTATAGTTTCCACATGTCttgtttcatttcaaattgATGCCACCTGAGAATGTATTTTATGGAGTATCTttgtcaaataaaaagaaatgaattaCAATCATTTGTGCCTCAGACTTTGGCAGAAGAACAGAGTAGGAAGCCTGCCCACATGTTGAACATCCAGCGTCAGCTAGTGGACATCTTCAGCCTGTCCATCCACAAGGCCTTCCTCACCCTGGCCGACCCCCCAGTCATGGTCACACTCAGCACGCAGGAGAAGTTTGGAGACTACCAGTGTAACAGTGCCATGAGCATCGGACAGGTGATTAGAggacatatgatatacatttgcAGAAAAAATCTGTCACCATGATATATGTAGCCACTAGAAATAGCAATATAGTATAGAGTATTCTTTGTATGTGCAAGTAGCCAATAACAGCCAAGGTAAGGGTTAGGCGCCATggttttaatttgttggttctcatcTTTTAAAAAGATTGCTGGACTGGaaggtcaacataaaaacagactgATGTTTGACTACTAGTATACTTAATAGAAAAATACCCTAATGATGTATTTTCTTGGAACCTCGTGGTATTTTTGCGTAGATT
Protein-coding regions in this window:
- the LOC136437336 gene encoding A-kinase anchor protein 17A-like, which gives rise to MAASTPCLDTTEAVELYPQQGLWLKPIARLNVSVSLPQLKTPGKSISNWEVMERIKAMVKPDTFSLLKVVKSTLEFIRFEGEAEAKSLLKTMVARLDGKTIKLSGFSEMLKVRAAEAKVVFPTRHEWDSHFRDAKFMNETVAGERPDTVHFEGLPCKWFTASKDSDKASEHVLKKVFATFGEVRRVDIPMLDPYRQENRTGNFNTFSSFSSLGTSLTFEAYIQFKEYIGFVNCMEHLKGMKLMYKGDDGKAATSNIKVDFDKSGHLSDKALRKRRLERAKLQELEHQREEEKRKEREEEERKKEEERKKKEDEEKERERKREEKLRRREERMKYREEKRREKKLEKKREEEQRQLQEKIAQEERRILIAQRKLESIRLLTELFKRAKVVKQQQEVQRLEQELEQERLRQLAIERRKKEEEELKKKKEEERKQKELQKKEEQLREKLVRGLKKRKYKEEEQHREELRQKISGQKLKSAVVMPHT